A genomic window from Hippocampus zosterae strain Florida chromosome 13, ASM2543408v3, whole genome shotgun sequence includes:
- the LOC127613503 gene encoding LOW QUALITY PROTEIN: UPF0575 protein C19orf67 homolog (The sequence of the model RefSeq protein was modified relative to this genomic sequence to represent the inferred CDS: substituted 1 base at 1 genomic stop codon) translates to MSANWTDVEDMVVEQSAQVPQEVCEALAPQSGHPTSSCCMPVSRTTLNLSSIELQVQFPINQAENLHKEIAKCEAKKDSGAWVIALRTFIHACQPYFSFLESTARTKMLCPDDNLLEFSQQLCDVLERLVLDYASRNLITLDQTDPDNMSDFCIGQIELERLRLSVSVFRYCKPTPYVTRANTGVFKRMRWNVERLVEGHKKYYYLCYEDTPNVHADSDKYDTTVVRMWSIGQWVQVKPDPNTESIVDWLLCDIPEGAFDKLLLLGIHEPSSRTATDQFLKLLMSQEGISPXLDLRLSQV, encoded by the exons ATGTCAGCAAACTGGACAGACGTCGAAGATATGGTGGTTGAACAGTCAGCGCAAGTACCGCAGGAGGTCTGCG AGGCTCTGGCGCCCCAGAGTGGCCATCCAACATCAAGCTGCTGCATGCCAGTAAGCAGGACCACGTTGAACCTCAGTTCTATTGAGCTGCAGGTCCAGTTTCCCATCAACCAAGCAGAAAACTTGCACAAAGAAATTGCCAAATG tgaggcaaaaaaagacAGTGGGGCTTGGGTCATAGCGCTGAGGACGTTCATCCATGCATGTCAGCCTTACTTCAGCTTCCTGGAATCCACAGCCAGAACCAAGATGTTGTGCCCTGATGACAAC CTGTTAGAGTTCTCTCAGCAACTGTGTGATGTATTGGAACGTCTGGTGTTGGACTATGCCAGCCGCAATCTCATCACATTGGACCAGACAGATCCTGACAA TATGTCTGACTTCTGCATCGGCCAAATAGAGCTGGAGCGACTGAgactgagtgtgagcgtgttcCGCTACTGTAAGCCCACGCCGTATGTGACAAGGGCCAACACCGGCGTGTTCAAGCGCATGCGCTGGAACGTGGAGAGACTTGTTGAAGGGCACAAAAAGTA CTACTACCTGTGCTATGAGGATACTCCAAATGTGCATGCAGATAGTGACAAATATGATACCACAGTGGTGCGGATGTGGTCCATTGGTCAGTGGGTGCAGGTGAAGCCTGACCCAAACACGGAGAGCATCGTTGACTG GCTGCTTTGCGACATTCCAGAGGGCGCTTTCGATAAGCTGCTGCTTCTGGGCATACACGAGCCGTCCAGCCGCACAGCCACCGACCAATTTCTAAAGCTGCTCATGTCCCAGGAGGGCATCTCACCTTAGCTGGACTTGAGACTCAGTCAGGTTTGA
- the LOC127613187 gene encoding UPF0575 protein C19orf67 homolog — protein sequence MSANDAEAMTVNLLPGDSAQVGQIVRWSPQSGLEVAALRSFAFACEPYFNFLESTARTMQLPSDVFVQLMEFSQQMCDTLEHLVLTFASNNLLTLDESEPDNMSHFCIGCVELDQLQLSVTAFRYCKPTPYLARINTGVFKRMRWNVKHLNGAKDGDGNPEIEYYFLCYEDILDLHTDDDNPDSKTLRMWSIGQWVQLKPDPNSETIFDWLECEVPEGAFEKLLFMGSQEPSSYTATQHLLQLLMSSVISVGNTSGVPRMA from the exons ATGTCGGCAAATGATGCTGAAGCAATGACGGTCAACCTTCTGCCCGGAGACTCAGCGCAAGTGGGGCAAATCGTCAGGTGGTCACCG CAATCAGGACTTGAAGTCGCCGCGTTGAGGAGTTTCGCCTTTGCCTGCGAGCCGTACTTTAACTTCCTGGAATCTACAGCCAGAACCATGCAGCTGCCCTCTGACGTG TTTGTACAGCTGATGGAGTTCTCTCAGCAAATGTGTGACACATTGGAACATCTGGTACTGACCTTTGCCAGCAACAATCTCCTCACTTTGGATGAATCCGAGCCTGACAA CATGTCTCACTTCTGCATCGGCTGCGTAGAGCTAGACCAACTGCAGCTGAGTGTCACCGCATTCCGCTACTGCAAGCCCACGCCCTACCTGGCCAGAATCAACACCGGCGTGTTTAAGCGCATGCGCTGGAACGTGAAGCACCTTAATGGTGCCAAAGACGGAGACGGCAACCCTGAGATAGAGTA CTACTTCCTGTGCTACGAGGATATTCTCGACTTGCACACAGACGATGACAACCCGGATTCCAAAACTCTGCGGATGTGGTCCATTGGTCAGTGGGTGCAGTTGAAACCTGACCCCAACTCGGAGACCATTTTTGACTG GCTGGAGTGTGAAGTTCCCGAGGGCGCCTTCGAGAAGCTGCTGTTTATGGGCAGCCAAGAGCCATCAAGCTACACAGCCACCCAAcacctgctgcagctgctgatgTCATCAGTCATCTCCGTTGGTAACACATCCGGGGTTCCCAGGATGGCATAG